In Gossypium hirsutum isolate 1008001.06 chromosome D06, Gossypium_hirsutum_v2.1, whole genome shotgun sequence, one genomic interval encodes:
- the LOC121218723 gene encoding MDIS1-interacting receptor like kinase 2-like has product MTALGIIFICNKLMDTSQISISVLKVQGLLHGGIVRDDEEHLLMMKSLTVLAPLLLCVTLLFSSLNVASDSAAEALAILKWKASLQSQNHSVLLSWNTSNNPNTKTSPCAWFGIHCNHADSVTKINLTGYGVKVTLHSFPFSSLPNLAELDLSTNELYGIIPPKISQLSKLTYLDLSYNQFSGQIPPEISHLVHLQTLHLAGNQLNGSIPREIGQLKFLTDLALCSNKLNGCIPASLGKLSRLVSLLLYNNSISGPIPPELGNLRNLVCWCKRQQQAVSSLA; this is encoded by the exons ATGACTGCTTTAGGTATAATCTTCATCTGCAACAAGTTGATGGATACATCTCAAATCTCAATTTCAGTGTTGAAAGTACAAGGGCTTTTACACGGTGGGATTGTTAGAGATGATGAAG AGCATTTGTTAATGATGAAGAGTTTAACCGTGCTTGCCCCCTTACTCTTGTGTGTTACTTTACTATTTTCTTCTCTTAATGTCGCTTCTGATTCTGCAGCAGAAGCATTGGCAATCCTCAAATGGAAAGCCAGCCTTCAAAGCCAAAACCATTCTGTTTTGCTTTCCTGGAATACTTCCAACAACCCAAATACCAAAACAAGTCCTTGTGCTTGGTTTGGAATCCATTGCAATCATGCTGACAGTGTTACTAAGATTAACCTCACTGGCTATGGTGTAAAAGTTACGCTCCATTCATTTCCATTCTCGTCTTTGCCTAATCTTGCAGAGTTGGACCTTAGCACCAATGAACTTTATGGCATAATCCCACCTAAAATCAGTCAGCTCTCCAAACTCACCTACCTTGATTTATCCTATAACCAGTTCTCTGGCCAAATCCCACCTGAAATTAGCCACCTTGTACATCTTCAGACCCTCCATCTTGCTGGAAATCAGTTGAACGGCTCAATTCCTCGAGAAATTGGTCAGCTCAAATTTCTCACTGACCTTGCCTTGTGTAGCAACAAGCTAAATGGTTGCATTCCTGCTTCTCTCGGTAAACTAAGTCGACTTGTTTCCTTGCTTCTCTATAATAATTCCATTTCTGGTCCCATTCCTCCAGAATTGGGAAACCTTAGGAATTTAgtttgttggtgcaagaggcagcagcaaGCTGTTTCTAGCCTTGCTTGA
- the LOC121218238 gene encoding transmembrane protein 135 homolog, producing the protein MSPDGDGAINGCCPCSFSSGENGIPGSHDDTCKHCTRSKSLSSSPSALGSDSVLLVDSNKLRRIFVASAKGFSIGAGLKGGLALFSILARLLRKKSRKVEAFTNKEAISLAIKETLRYGLFLGTFAGTFVSVDEIIGELGGHNRTAKWRALVAGLVAGPSMLLTGHNTQHKSLAIYILMRAAVLASRCGIKSKRFGKLCKPLTWKHGDIFLMCLSSSQILSSYILKQDSLPPSYRSFLNKHGGKDLVILQGVKEIACGLPFTNLEAIEKLYKASGVDVKLDPNMKIPCSMIHGNQSCSAHVISFFTEGYKRALPVYLPVYLIPALIVHRQDLLKRPSTILRKGIVGTARSSLFLSAYCTSAWLWTCLLFRLFRRCNIPMVAMGTFPTGLALAIEKKSRRIEISLYCLARAIESFFTCMADIGYLPQSTNLKRADVVIFSLSTAIIMHCYAQEREVFRSKYLNVLDWVFGVPPPPCETPRCKDISTV; encoded by the exons ATGTCGCCGGACGGTGATGGAGCCATCAATGGCTGCTGCCCTTGCTCCTTTTCCTCCGGCGAGAATGGTATCCCCGGATCCCACGACGACACTTGTAAGCACTGCACAAGATCCAAATCTTTGTCATCTTCTCCCTCTGCTCTTGGCTCTGATTCTGTTCTCTTAGTGGACTCGAATAAGTTGCGGAGAATTTTCGTTGCTTCCGCTAAAGGCTTCTCAATTGGAGCCGGTCTTAAAGGTGGCTTAGCTCTCTTCTCAATTCTTGCACGCTTGCTGCGCAAAAAATCACG GAAAGTTGAGGCGTTTACCAATAAAGAAGCTATTTCTTTGGCTATTAAGGAGACACTTAGATACGGTCTCTTCCTTGGAACTTTTGCTGGTACATTTGTTTCGGTAGATGAAATTATTGGTGAACTTGGAGGACATAACAG GACTGCGAAATGGAGGGCATTAGTAGCAGGACTGGTTGCAGGGCCTTCCATGCTTCTTACTGGGCATAACACGCAGCATAAAAGTTTAGCCATATACATACTCATGCGAGCTGCTGTGTTGGCATCACGCTGTGGAATCAAGAGTAAACGGTTTGGGAAGCTGTGTAAACCCCTTACTTGGAAACATGGTGACATATTCCTTATGTGTCTCTCCTCTTCGCAAATTTT GTCATCTTACATTTTGAAGCAAGACAGTTTGCCCCCATCATATAGGTCCTTTCTCAATAAACATGGTGGAAAGGATCTTGTCATCTTGCAAGGTGTAAAAGAGATTGCCTGTGGTCTTCCATTCACTAATTTGGAAGCAATAGAGAAACTTTACAAGGCATCAGGAGTAGATGTTAAATTAGATCCAAACATGAAAATCCCTTGCTCG ATGATACATGGGAATCAATCATGCAGTGCACATGTTATTTCTTTTTTCACTGAAGGATATAAAAGGGCATTACCAGTATATCTTCCAGTTTATTTAATTCCTGCGTTAATAGTTCATCGTCAAGACCTCTTAAAAAG GCCTTCCACAATATTAAGAAAGGGTATTGTTGGTACTGCCAGATCAAGCTTATTTTTGTCTGCTTATTGCACATCTGCTTG GTTGTGGACTTGCCTGCTGTTTAGGCTTTTCAGAAGATGTAACATACCGATGGTAGCAATGGGAACG TTTCCGACAGGTCTGGCCTTGGCCATTGAGAAGAAAAGTAGACGGATTGAGATATCACTCTACTGCCTTGCACGAGCCATAGAGAGCTTCTTTACATGCATGGCCGATATTGGGTACTTGCCACAATCGACGAATCTAAAGAGAGCTGATGTGGTAATTTTTAGTTTGTCAACAGCAATCATAATGCACTGCTACGCACAGGAGAGGGAAGTGTTTCGCTCCAAGTATTTAAACGTTCTTGATTGGGTATTTGGTGTGCCTCCTCCTCCGTGTGAAACCCCTCGTTGCAAAGACATTTCCACAGTTTGA
- the LOC121218239 gene encoding multifunctional methyltransferase subunit TRM112 homolog A, whose protein sequence is MRLLTHNMLSSNIKGVTNGFPLKIEVEKVVEKQVEINHDFLRNIFPKIDWKAFSDAARTMGYVELPEQAPDPSVLESDLDFLTKFHHALLELHLEEGALVCPETGRKFPVNKGIPNMLLHEDEV, encoded by the coding sequence ATGAGGTTGCTAACTCACAACATGTTGTCGTCAAACATCAAGGGGGTAACCAATGGCTTCCCTCTCAAGATTGAAGTGGAGAAAGTGGTGGAGAAGCAAGTCGAAATCAACCACGATTTCCTCAGGAATATATTTCCCAAGATCGATTGGAAAGCGTTTTCCGATGCTGCCAGAACTATGGGCTACGTCGAGCTTCCTGAGCAGGCACCTGATCCGTCGGTGCTTGAGTCGGACCTGGACTTCTTGACGAAGTTCCACCATGCCCTCTTGGAGCTTCATCTTGAGGAAGGTGCTCTTGTTTGTCCCGAGACTGGCAGGAAGTTTCCGGTTAATAAGGGAATCCCCAATATGCTTCTGCATGAAGATGAGGTTTAA